In Candidatus Saccharimonadales bacterium, one genomic interval encodes:
- a CDS encoding phosphoribosyltransferase family protein, which yields MYFESRAQAGYMLAEQLVEKYRYENCAVVALSDGAVQVGEQIASALHCILTMLVIENIQIPGENMSFGAMSQSGNLTYNTSLSPGELEEYTGEFHGYLEEQKREAMQRINRLVGEGGIIDADMLRDHTVILVSDGLDSSGPLDVAVEFLKPVRVNKLVVATPIATVPIVDKLHIMADELHVLDVKENFLGVDHYYEKNDIPTHEETIAKINQIILNWR from the coding sequence ATGTATTTTGAAAGTCGTGCCCAGGCAGGGTATATGCTCGCCGAGCAATTGGTAGAAAAGTATCGTTACGAGAACTGTGCGGTAGTTGCTCTCAGTGATGGGGCTGTTCAAGTAGGTGAGCAGATTGCTTCTGCGCTGCACTGTATCTTAACCATGCTGGTGATTGAAAATATTCAGATTCCCGGTGAAAATATGAGTTTTGGAGCAATGTCGCAGTCGGGTAATTTAACATACAATACTTCGCTTAGTCCGGGCGAACTCGAAGAATATACGGGCGAATTTCACGGCTATCTAGAAGAGCAGAAGCGAGAGGCGATGCAACGTATTAATCGATTGGTTGGAGAAGGGGGTATTATTGATGCCGATATGCTGCGTGATCATACGGTCATCCTTGTGTCGGACGGATTGGACTCGAGCGGTCCTTTGGATGTGGCGGTAGAATTCCTAAAGCCGGTAAGGGTCAATAAGCTGGTAGTTGCGACACCCATTGCTACGGTACCTATAGTAGATAAGCTGCATATTATGGCAGACGAATTGCATGTGCTTGATGTGAAGGAAAATTTCCTTGGCGTCGATCATTATTATGAAAAGAATGACATACCGACACATGAAGAAACTATTGCAAAAATTAACCAAATTATTTTGAATTGGCGCTAA
- a CDS encoding winged helix-turn-helix domain-containing protein, translating into MRRKIVVVYAKYPDFHTHVRGLAKLIKEDPGNIQRELKRLEKVGFLASEKQGNTKIYSTNKQFPIFKELQSIVIKSQQQASRPKRSSADI; encoded by the coding sequence GTGCGACGGAAAATCGTAGTTGTCTACGCAAAGTATCCTGATTTCCATACGCACGTAAGGGGTTTAGCCAAACTTATTAAAGAGGATCCAGGTAATATCCAGCGTGAGCTGAAACGCCTCGAAAAAGTGGGCTTTCTGGCTAGTGAGAAGCAGGGTAATACGAAGATTTATTCAACCAATAAGCAGTTTCCCATATTTAAAGAACTGCAAAGTATCGTGATTAAATCGCAGCAGCAGGCGTCACGGCCAAAGCGCTCATCTGCTGATATCTAA
- the recJ gene encoding single-stranded-DNA-specific exonuclease RecJ: MSLFWQILKARGLDEESASIFLSPKYEAMHDPFLLPDMQAAVDRLVEARERQDSIMIYGDYDIDGLTATTVLLDAFQSFGFKNVEAFIPNRFVEGYGLTVEAVEKIAATGAQLIVTVDCGSLSEKEIIRANELGMDVIVTDHHNVAPVQPPAVAVINPKRPDHSYPFIDLAGVGVAFKLVQALQTRLDGLPPGQEKWLLDLVALGTVCDVVTLVDENRANVYWGLKVLSKTRRPGLRALMAVAGVDPGMVNARSLGFGLGPRMNAAGRLETAQYSLDMLRATESLLALEKAQQLDALNVSRRRDQDAIFKAAILQAEQHTDDPVLVVSHTDWNHGIIGIVAAKLLEKYQKPTYVLQEMGEESKGSARSYGDFSAADAIRAADDIITKGGGHKLAAGVTLPTENIGAFRQRVNEFYRSQNLLNQAALLLPKEDVVIEKLTDISEDLLKQLQQLEPFGNGNPEPVLRADGLLVTGIRRMGADAQHVKLELEDGLHQAMQFLAFNAPAHFFVKPGERVKAWFHPTLNEWQGRRSVEGRLLHLESF; the protein is encoded by the coding sequence ATGTCGCTTTTTTGGCAGATTTTGAAAGCTCGTGGGCTCGATGAAGAGTCGGCGAGTATTTTTTTGTCACCAAAATATGAAGCGATGCACGATCCGTTTTTATTACCGGATATGCAAGCAGCAGTCGATCGACTGGTAGAGGCTAGGGAGCGCCAGGATTCAATTATGATCTACGGTGATTATGATATTGACGGCTTAACGGCGACCACGGTGTTGCTGGACGCGTTTCAGTCTTTTGGGTTTAAAAATGTAGAAGCATTTATTCCTAATCGGTTTGTTGAAGGCTATGGTTTGACGGTTGAGGCGGTTGAGAAAATCGCTGCGACTGGTGCACAACTGATCGTGACGGTAGACTGCGGAAGCTTGAGCGAAAAAGAGATTATACGAGCAAATGAACTGGGAATGGATGTGATTGTGACCGATCATCACAACGTTGCTCCAGTACAGCCTCCCGCCGTCGCGGTCATTAATCCGAAGCGCCCCGATCATTCATACCCATTTATCGATTTGGCGGGCGTGGGGGTAGCATTTAAGCTAGTACAGGCCCTACAGACGCGACTGGACGGACTACCGCCCGGGCAAGAAAAATGGCTTCTTGATTTGGTGGCGCTAGGTACAGTATGTGACGTAGTAACGCTGGTTGATGAAAATCGTGCGAATGTGTATTGGGGGCTCAAGGTGCTCTCAAAAACGCGTCGACCCGGGCTCCGCGCCCTGATGGCGGTTGCTGGCGTAGATCCAGGTATGGTGAATGCCAGAAGTTTGGGATTTGGGTTGGGTCCGCGTATGAATGCTGCCGGACGACTCGAAACCGCCCAGTATTCGCTTGATATGCTACGGGCCACGGAGTCTCTTCTCGCGCTTGAAAAAGCGCAGCAGTTGGATGCATTAAATGTTTCGAGAAGACGCGACCAAGATGCTATTTTTAAGGCGGCTATTCTTCAGGCGGAACAACACACAGACGATCCAGTACTTGTAGTAAGTCATACAGACTGGAATCATGGAATCATCGGGATTGTGGCCGCAAAACTGCTCGAAAAATATCAAAAACCCACGTACGTGCTTCAGGAAATGGGTGAAGAGAGTAAAGGCTCGGCAAGGAGCTACGGGGATTTCAGTGCAGCCGATGCGATACGAGCAGCGGATGACATTATCACAAAGGGCGGTGGGCATAAGCTAGCGGCAGGCGTTACACTGCCGACGGAAAATATTGGTGCCTTTCGGCAGCGTGTGAACGAGTTTTATCGATCGCAGAATTTGTTAAATCAGGCGGCACTTTTACTTCCAAAAGAAGATGTGGTGATTGAAAAACTAACAGATATTAGCGAGGATCTTTTAAAGCAGCTTCAGCAACTTGAACCGTTCGGTAATGGCAATCCCGAGCCGGTTCTTCGGGCTGATGGCCTGCTTGTTACTGGAATTCGTAGGATGGGAGCGGACGCGCAGCATGTAAAGTTAGAGCTTGAGGATGGTTTGCACCAGGCTATGCAGTTTTTGGCGTTTAACGCGCCAGCCCATTTTTTTGTTAAACCAGGTGAACGAGTAAAAGCGTGGTTTCATCCAACCTTGAACGAATGGCAAGGGCGACGAAGTGTTGAAGGGCGACTACTTCACCTGGAAAGTTTTTAA
- a CDS encoding GatB/YqeY domain-containing protein, whose product MALNQRIADDMKAALLGGDRFVGETLRNLKAAILNEEVAQGKRDTGLDDATIEQIIAKEVKKRYESAAIYDQNMREDAADQERREAEVLSRYLPEQLSEAELKTVIDAKVAELGATDIKMMGQVIGAVKKEVGNAADGASLARIVKETLAKE is encoded by the coding sequence ATGGCGCTTAATCAGCGCATTGCAGACGATATGAAAGCCGCCTTGTTAGGCGGCGATCGTTTTGTGGGCGAGACACTCAGAAATCTTAAGGCGGCTATTCTTAATGAAGAAGTAGCTCAAGGCAAACGCGATACGGGCCTTGATGACGCCACGATTGAGCAGATTATTGCAAAAGAAGTAAAGAAACGCTACGAAAGCGCAGCTATTTACGATCAAAACATGCGTGAGGATGCGGCGGATCAAGAGCGACGAGAAGCTGAGGTTCTGAGCCGTTATTTACCCGAGCAATTGAGCGAGGCGGAACTGAAAACAGTGATTGACGCAAAGGTTGCTGAGCTTGGTGCGACTGATATAAAGATGATGGGCCAAGTGATTGGTGCTGTTAAAAAAGAAGTAGGCAATGCGGCTGATGGTGCCAGCTTGGCTCGCATCGTAAAAGAAACACTAGCGAAGGAGTAG
- a CDS encoding nucleoside monophosphate kinase: protein MIVFFGPAGAGKSVQGQMLAARNGWRWLSAGQLLRDTHDIELIKDMQTGKLVDTEKVNKLMGQALKRAKNIDRVILDGFPRQLSQAKWLVETQPEHERSIAIVIVLEVPRSELLKRIEVRGRVDDTPEAVDERLKIYRTEIYPILTYLTEQGVNIAHIDGTGTVGQVHDRIMEELEACKLV, encoded by the coding sequence ATGATCGTATTTTTTGGTCCGGCGGGAGCGGGAAAAAGCGTCCAGGGGCAAATGTTGGCTGCGCGTAATGGGTGGCGCTGGCTTAGCGCTGGACAGCTGCTGCGCGATACCCACGACATCGAACTTATTAAAGATATGCAAACGGGCAAACTTGTTGATACCGAAAAGGTAAACAAGCTGATGGGCCAAGCGCTTAAGCGGGCCAAAAACATCGATCGTGTTATCTTAGATGGATTTCCCCGCCAACTTTCGCAGGCTAAATGGCTTGTTGAAACGCAGCCAGAGCACGAACGTTCGATCGCTATCGTAATCGTTTTGGAAGTGCCTCGCAGCGAACTCCTCAAGCGCATTGAGGTACGCGGCCGAGTTGATGATACTCCCGAAGCGGTTGATGAGCGTCTTAAGATTTACCGAACTGAAATTTACCCGATTCTCACCTACCTGACTGAGCAAGGTGTGAATATTGCACACATTGATGGAACAGGCACCGTTGGGCAAGTGCACGATCGAATTATGGAAGAGCTTGAGGCATGCAAACTGGTTTAA
- the map gene encoding type I methionyl aminopeptidase, with amino-acid sequence MQTGLKTPAQLDAMREGGKILATIFDGLKKQVKPGVTGLELDAWVEKEIKAHGAIATYKTSEVQFPNVICISINEQIVHGIPTDYEFETGDVVSFDLVIAYKNMKTDSAFTTIVGEKPSGAKKHLLSYTERSLYAGIDAIKGSTYTGDIAAAIEKVLHEGKLGIVRELVGHGVGFEMHMPPELPNYGRRGTGVLLKPGDTVAIEPMATLGGERIVNEDDGWTISTRDGSLAAHFEHTVLVTETGAEILTHL; translated from the coding sequence ATGCAAACTGGTTTAAAAACACCCGCTCAGCTTGATGCGATGCGCGAAGGCGGCAAAATCCTTGCCACGATTTTTGATGGGTTGAAAAAACAAGTGAAGCCGGGTGTCACGGGGCTAGAGCTTGATGCATGGGTAGAAAAAGAGATTAAGGCGCACGGTGCGATTGCGACGTATAAAACAAGCGAAGTGCAGTTCCCAAATGTTATTTGCATCAGTATAAATGAGCAGATCGTTCATGGTATCCCTACGGATTACGAGTTCGAAACGGGCGATGTTGTAAGTTTTGACTTGGTGATCGCATATAAAAATATGAAGACAGACTCGGCATTTACGACGATTGTCGGTGAAAAGCCAAGCGGCGCAAAAAAACACCTATTAAGCTACACGGAGCGAAGTCTTTACGCGGGTATTGATGCTATCAAAGGCTCGACGTATACGGGTGATATCGCAGCTGCGATCGAGAAAGTGCTTCATGAAGGTAAGCTTGGCATTGTAAGGGAGCTGGTGGGTCACGGTGTTGGCTTTGAAATGCATATGCCGCCAGAACTTCCCAATTATGGCCGGAGAGGAACGGGTGTTCTCCTAAAGCCAGGAGACACAGTTGCCATCGAACCGATGGCAACACTTGGCGGCGAAAGAATAGTGAATGAAGATGATGGTTGGACCATCTCAACGCGCGATGGCAGCCTCGCGGCACACTTTGAACACACGGTGCTTGTGACAGAGACTGGCGCCGAAATACTCACTCACCTGTAA
- the ftsA gene encoding cell division protein FtsA, which yields MQETSRYAVGIDIGTTTIRCVVGHIDATTGTPTVVGVGSAANSGMRKGVVAHLAGPAQAIDEALGEAERMSGYQVDAAVLSINGSHIISTKADGMIAVGAMDHEIVQADLARIEEVATLGKVPANREILEVVPHSYRLDGQDNIKDPLGMTGTRLEINANVVSALGPHLHNLEKSAEMAKVALKMVTPSVLGAARAVLTEQQKENGVAVVDLGGATTSIAVFEEGDLQYVAVIPLGGVNITNDLAIGLKTDPEIAEKVKVGHGTAVARKNDERISLKQDKETIYFDSNDVDEIVEARLDEIFDAIQKELKRAGRAGQLPSGIVLTGGSAKIKGIAEYAKEKLGLAARVGKPAGFGGVAESIEEPQFATAVGLMLLDAEGAASKAGTSGKGENGKDALKKAGGMISSFLGRFKA from the coding sequence ATGCAAGAAACTTCTCGATATGCCGTCGGTATTGATATCGGTACGACTACTATACGCTGCGTGGTTGGCCATATCGATGCAACTACAGGGACTCCCACCGTTGTTGGAGTGGGTTCGGCGGCAAATAGTGGCATGCGTAAAGGAGTTGTAGCCCACTTAGCGGGTCCTGCGCAGGCAATTGATGAGGCGCTTGGTGAAGCAGAGCGGATGAGCGGCTACCAAGTAGATGCTGCCGTACTAAGTATTAATGGATCGCATATAATAAGCACTAAAGCCGACGGCATGATAGCGGTTGGTGCAATGGATCATGAGATTGTTCAGGCGGATTTGGCACGTATTGAAGAAGTAGCGACATTAGGCAAAGTACCCGCTAATCGCGAGATTCTTGAAGTTGTCCCACACAGCTATCGCCTTGACGGCCAAGATAATATTAAGGATCCACTCGGCATGACTGGCACCCGGCTCGAAATCAACGCCAACGTCGTATCTGCTCTGGGGCCACATCTTCATAACCTCGAAAAATCTGCTGAAATGGCAAAAGTCGCTCTTAAAATGGTGACGCCATCCGTGCTGGGGGCGGCGAGGGCCGTTTTAACGGAGCAGCAGAAAGAAAATGGCGTAGCGGTAGTAGACTTAGGCGGTGCCACGACCAGTATTGCTGTTTTTGAAGAGGGTGATCTTCAGTATGTTGCGGTCATTCCACTAGGTGGTGTTAACATCACCAATGATCTTGCCATTGGGCTTAAGACGGACCCTGAGATTGCGGAAAAAGTAAAAGTAGGCCACGGGACAGCCGTCGCTCGTAAAAATGACGAGCGTATCTCTTTAAAACAAGATAAAGAAACAATTTATTTTGATTCGAACGACGTGGATGAGATCGTAGAGGCGAGACTTGATGAGATCTTCGATGCTATTCAGAAAGAATTGAAGCGTGCCGGTCGTGCCGGTCAGCTTCCAAGTGGAATCGTCCTGACGGGTGGATCCGCTAAAATCAAAGGTATTGCTGAGTACGCCAAGGAAAAGCTGGGGCTTGCCGCACGAGTGGGTAAACCTGCCGGCTTTGGTGGAGTTGCAGAAAGCATAGAAGAGCCACAATTTGCCACGGCCGTGGGGCTTATGTTGCTTGATGCCGAAGGTGCCGCATCGAAGGCGGGCACGAGTGGCAAGGGTGAAAATGGCAAGGACGCGTTGAAGAAGGCTGGCGGAATGATTTCGTCGTTTTTGGGCCGTTTTAAGGCGTAA
- the ftsZ gene encoding cell division protein FtsZ yields MPEVKPTEIQTFASIKVVGVGGAGGSAVNRMKDAGLAGVQFIAMNTDAQALHNSKADVKIHLGHSTTNGLGAGADPTTGEAAADESRNEIRDALEGADMVFVTIGAGGGTGSGAGPVVAEVARELGILVVGVATKPFSFEGEKRRQNAERAIVQLGRNVDTLITIPNDRLLQTIDRRTPLLETFKIADDVLRQGVQGISELITEHGLINLDFADVKAIMSNAGSALMGIGRASGDDRAAQAAQQAIESPLIEVSIDGAKGVLFNVTGGYDMSMSEIQEAAEIITSAVSPDANIIFGATLKPELEDELIITVIATGFDSAYFHEQAAQLDAATAEPTPTVTESVSEDAVKDINMELDQTDAAAAFADDTPQDIWNTPAQEEDESDMPAFLRRRKKKSDES; encoded by the coding sequence ATGCCTGAAGTGAAACCAACTGAAATTCAAACATTTGCGAGCATTAAAGTTGTCGGTGTCGGTGGCGCCGGTGGTTCTGCTGTAAACCGCATGAAAGATGCTGGGCTGGCCGGTGTGCAGTTCATTGCTATGAACACTGACGCCCAGGCACTCCATAACTCAAAAGCCGACGTGAAGATTCACTTAGGACATTCAACGACGAATGGGCTGGGTGCCGGTGCGGACCCTACGACAGGCGAAGCGGCGGCCGATGAATCGCGTAATGAAATTCGCGATGCACTTGAGGGCGCCGATATGGTATTTGTCACCATCGGTGCAGGTGGTGGAACTGGAAGCGGTGCGGGCCCGGTCGTTGCTGAGGTCGCTCGTGAGCTCGGTATTTTGGTGGTTGGTGTTGCCACGAAGCCATTTAGTTTTGAGGGTGAAAAGCGCCGCCAAAATGCAGAACGTGCAATCGTTCAACTTGGACGCAATGTTGATACACTTATTACAATCCCGAATGATCGACTTTTGCAGACAATCGATCGTCGTACGCCACTTCTTGAAACCTTCAAGATTGCCGATGACGTGCTTCGCCAGGGGGTGCAAGGTATTTCAGAGCTTATTACTGAACATGGATTGATTAATCTGGACTTTGCCGATGTAAAGGCGATCATGAGCAATGCAGGCTCGGCGCTTATGGGGATTGGCCGTGCAAGTGGCGATGATCGTGCTGCGCAGGCCGCTCAGCAGGCTATCGAATCACCGCTTATTGAAGTTTCGATCGACGGTGCAAAGGGCGTTCTGTTTAACGTAACTGGTGGTTACGACATGAGCATGAGTGAGATTCAAGAAGCTGCTGAAATTATCACCAGCGCCGTTTCTCCAGATGCAAATATTATCTTTGGTGCAACCTTAAAGCCTGAGCTTGAAGATGAACTGATCATTACTGTTATTGCAACTGGTTTTGACAGTGCCTACTTCCACGAGCAAGCTGCACAGCTTGATGCGGCAACAGCTGAGCCTACGCCAACGGTTACTGAATCTGTCTCTGAAGATGCCGTAAAAGACATCAATATGGAATTGGATCAAACTGATGCTGCTGCGGCTTTTGCGGATGATACGCCACAGGATATTTGGAATACGCCAGCGCAAGAAGAAGACGAGTCTGACATGCCCGCCTTTCTACGACGCCGCAAGAAAAAATCAGACGAATCCTAA
- the nrdR gene encoding transcriptional regulator NrdR, protein MRPKLKIGDSRVIESRESSDGLTIRRRRESLDGKHRFTTYERIERPNLVVVKKDSTRELFDREKLSTAVKRSVGKFFASEMEIDEMVDRVEDMLYASGDGEVTSRQIGDLVLDELAERNEVAYVRFASVYHEFKTLDEFEEILKQRRKK, encoded by the coding sequence ATGCGCCCAAAACTAAAAATTGGCGATAGTCGTGTGATTGAATCACGAGAATCAAGCGATGGATTAACGATTCGTCGTCGGCGGGAATCGTTGGATGGCAAGCATCGGTTCACGACTTATGAAAGAATCGAACGCCCCAACTTAGTTGTGGTGAAAAAAGATAGTACTCGTGAGCTTTTTGATAGAGAAAAACTTTCTACGGCCGTGAAGCGATCGGTTGGGAAGTTTTTTGCTTCAGAGATGGAAATTGACGAAATGGTCGATCGTGTCGAAGATATGCTTTATGCATCAGGCGATGGTGAGGTCACCTCACGACAGATTGGTGATTTAGTACTCGATGAGTTAGCCGAGCGAAATGAAGTTGCGTACGTGCGATTTGCTAGTGTATATCATGAATTTAAGACACTTGATGAGTTTGAAGAAATTCTAAAGCAACGTCGCAAGAAATAG
- a CDS encoding vitamin K epoxide reductase family protein: MFKFLNRGKKKATERSNKWLFGVMLVFGVAGLISAFDLSVERIHLLEHPDAVLTCSINLVLNCATVMQTWQASLFGFPNPYIGLMAYPVVITVAVAGLSGVQFKRWFLIVANICYGLGAIFAYWLFFSSVYVIQVLCPWCLVVTFSTTLIFASLTHLNLRENTFRFSESINKKIQELMARDVGKIATAAWIVLMIALVLIKFGDSLFL; the protein is encoded by the coding sequence ATGTTTAAATTTTTAAATAGGGGCAAGAAAAAGGCGACTGAGAGATCAAATAAGTGGCTTTTTGGTGTGATGCTGGTTTTTGGTGTGGCTGGTCTTATTTCCGCCTTTGACTTGTCTGTAGAGCGAATTCATCTGCTTGAACACCCTGATGCCGTCCTGACATGCTCAATTAATTTGGTATTAAATTGCGCAACAGTAATGCAGACATGGCAGGCGAGCCTGTTTGGCTTTCCCAACCCATATATCGGGCTGATGGCTTACCCTGTAGTAATAACCGTCGCAGTCGCAGGGCTTTCTGGCGTGCAGTTTAAGCGTTGGTTCTTGATTGTGGCAAATATTTGTTATGGACTAGGAGCTATTTTTGCCTACTGGCTATTCTTTAGTAGCGTGTATGTTATACAAGTGCTTTGCCCATGGTGTCTGGTGGTGACGTTTTCGACCACGCTGATTTTTGCGAGTTTGACCCACCTTAATTTACGTGAAAATACGTTTCGTTTTTCGGAAAGCATCAATAAAAAAATCCAAGAACTGATGGCGCGTGACGTAGGCAAGATTGCGACAGCTGCGTGGATTGTCTTAATGATAGCACTCGTACTCATTAAATTTGGTGATAGTTTATTCTTATGA
- a CDS encoding DUF1295 domain-containing protein → MMLLITAVLVMVIIYMSIVFIIAWRRRRLDIVDVAWGGAFIVAALISLLWGEPGWLQYIVTTLVVVWAVRLSSSLLKRFLASSKEDPRYAAMQQRWHHHFALKSYLHIFLVQAFLATLISLSVIVVNLSYVHGISLNVYVGAAIWIIGFIFESVGDAQLRHHLADSKNKGKLMTSGLWRYTRHPNYFGEATQWWGIYVMALAVPYGWLTIVAPLTITILLLFVSGVPLTERHFEGRPGWKEYKHRTSAFVPLPPRSK, encoded by the coding sequence ATGATGCTCCTTATAACAGCGGTGCTCGTGATGGTGATAATTTACATGAGTATCGTGTTTATCATTGCGTGGCGGCGGCGGCGTTTAGATATTGTCGATGTTGCCTGGGGTGGAGCATTTATTGTTGCTGCGCTGATAAGTTTGCTTTGGGGTGAGCCTGGATGGTTGCAATACATAGTCACAACTCTCGTTGTCGTATGGGCTGTGCGGCTCAGCTCTTCACTACTAAAACGTTTCTTGGCTTCTTCTAAAGAGGATCCGCGGTACGCAGCCATGCAGCAGCGCTGGCATCATCATTTTGCACTTAAGTCTTACTTGCATATTTTTTTGGTGCAAGCGTTTCTTGCCACGCTCATTTCTTTATCGGTTATCGTCGTGAACCTTTCGTATGTACACGGTATTTCCCTGAATGTATATGTCGGAGCTGCCATATGGATTATTGGGTTTATATTTGAGTCAGTAGGCGACGCTCAGTTGCGGCACCACTTAGCTGACTCTAAAAATAAAGGCAAGCTTATGACATCAGGACTATGGCGATACACTCGACACCCGAATTATTTTGGAGAAGCAACGCAGTGGTGGGGAATATATGTGATGGCCCTTGCCGTACCGTACGGATGGCTGACGATTGTTGCGCCGCTTACGATTACAATTCTGCTTTTGTTTGTGTCTGGCGTACCGCTTACCGAACGTCATTTTGAGGGGAGACCGGGATGGAAGGAATACAAACATCGCACGAGCGCGTTTGTGCCGCTTCCTCCGCGCTCAAAATAA
- the radC gene encoding DNA repair protein RadC → MARRKVSQLPTEDRPREKLARKGTASLSDFELLEVVIGSGSRGTDVSYLARQVQKLLAKGTDGLNLEKLTALKGVSIATAGKLLASLELAKRYLVKDVEPLRTQKDILTRLADIRDKQQEYCVCLALDGGQRLIAQRTITIGTLDSVLTHPREIYSDAIVDRAASVIVAHNHPSGNARPSAKDITLTQQLAAAGQLLGIPLRDHIIITKLDHFSFRQHHML, encoded by the coding sequence ATGGCGAGACGAAAAGTGTCACAGTTGCCGACCGAAGATCGGCCTCGTGAGAAATTGGCCCGAAAAGGAACTGCGAGCCTTTCAGACTTCGAGCTGCTTGAAGTAGTTATCGGAAGTGGTAGCCGTGGCACTGATGTCAGTTATCTCGCACGCCAGGTCCAAAAATTACTTGCAAAAGGTACGGACGGCCTCAACCTTGAGAAGCTCACCGCACTTAAAGGCGTTAGTATTGCCACCGCAGGCAAATTGCTCGCCTCTCTTGAGCTTGCCAAGAGATATCTTGTAAAAGACGTTGAGCCGCTACGTACCCAAAAAGATATCCTTACCCGCCTTGCCGATATCCGCGATAAGCAGCAAGAATATTGCGTTTGTCTCGCATTAGACGGTGGGCAACGACTTATCGCACAACGGACTATAACTATAGGCACATTGGATAGTGTTCTCACCCACCCACGTGAAATCTACAGTGATGCCATCGTAGACCGAGCCGCTTCAGTTATCGTGGCTCACAATCATCCTTCAGGCAATGCTCGCCCAAGTGCCAAGGATATTACACTTACGCAACAGCTCGCTGCGGCGGGTCAGCTCCTCGGTATTCCTCTTCGTGATCATATTATTATCACAAAATTAGATCATTTTAGCTTTCGCCAGCATCACATGCTGTGA
- a CDS encoding GNAT family N-acetyltransferase, producing MKTGVYTIRTIQEADQLPVLAMQAKSWLDTYPNPEKGVSKEWVEARTKQWMTDENLKKRREFIRASNKGDSLYIVAENEKGVIVGLGICRNEAGKYRLGALYVDVAHHGSGVAHRLMEKLLSWAGPATIELEVVSYNERAKAFYRKYGFREVEGSDHILHEILPVITMVREGEKG from the coding sequence ATGAAGACCGGCGTGTATACGATTAGAACCATCCAAGAAGCTGATCAGCTGCCAGTTTTGGCTATGCAGGCAAAATCCTGGCTTGATACATACCCTAACCCAGAAAAAGGGGTATCGAAAGAATGGGTAGAAGCCAGGACAAAACAGTGGATGACTGATGAGAATCTGAAGAAGCGTCGAGAATTTATCCGTGCTAGTAATAAAGGTGATTCGTTATATATTGTTGCTGAGAATGAAAAGGGGGTGATCGTTGGCCTTGGAATCTGCCGTAATGAAGCGGGAAAATACCGTCTTGGTGCACTTTACGTTGATGTAGCTCATCATGGTTCGGGGGTTGCACATCGGTTGATGGAGAAACTTCTGTCTTGGGCCGGCCCAGCTACGATCGAGCTTGAAGTCGTTTCGTATAACGAGCGCGCAAAAGCATTCTATCGTAAGTACGGATTTAGAGAAGTTGAGGGATCAGATCATATTTTGCATGAAATTTTGCCAGTTATAACAATGGTGCGGGAAGGAGAAAAGGGATGA